The Setaria italica strain Yugu1 chromosome IX, Setaria_italica_v2.0, whole genome shotgun sequence genome has a window encoding:
- the LOC101772128 gene encoding beta-glucuronosyltransferase GlcAT14B yields MESAACPARTASAVDLRWLLSVAAGGLFALLLLLATSPFPLPTSSRLFVSPVSRSSSTTSSPRPLPPLFVESTLSRSTPPAATSPPRFAYLISGSAGDAGMMRRCLLALYHPRNRYILHLDAEAPDADRAGLAAFVAAHPVLSAAGNVRVIEKANLVTYRGPTMVTTTLHAAAAFLWGEGRGRGADWDWFINLSASDYPLVTQDDLMHVFSKLPRDLNFIDHTSNITWKAFARAMPVIIDPALYMKTKGDLFWVQEKRSLPTAFKLFTGSAWMVLSRPFVEYLIWGWDNLPRTVLMYYANFISSPEGYFHTVACNAGAFRNTTVNSDLHYISWDNPPMQHPHHLTLADWDAMLASGAPFGRKFPRDDPVLDRIDAEVLARPGAGTVAPGGWCAGGEGEERRGNGSGDPCAAVGNAGLLRPGPGAERLQTLVTSLLSEENFRPRQCVVEEEN; encoded by the exons ATGGAGTCCGCCGCCTGCCCCGCGcgcaccgcctccgccgtcgaTCTACGCTGGCTGCTCTCGGTCGCCGCGGGGGGGCTcttcgcgctcctcctcctgcttgcCACCTCCCCGTTCCCGCTCCCCACCTCCTCCCGCCTCTTCGTCTCCCCCGTGTCCCGCTCcagctccaccacctcctcgccgcgcccgcTGCCCCCGCTCTTCGTCGAGTCCACGCTCTCCCGCTCGACGCCCCCCGCTGCCACCTCACCCCCGCGCTTCGCCTACCTCATCTCCGGCTCGGCGGGGGACGCCGGCATGATGCGCCGGTGCCTGCTCGCGCTCTACCACCCCAGGAACCGCTACATCCTCCACCTCGACGCGGAGGCGCCCGACGCCGAccgcgccggcctcgccgccttcGTCGCGGCGCATCCGGTCCTGTCGGCGGCGGGCAACGTCAGGGTGATCGAGAAGGCCAACCTCGTCACCTACAGGGGCCCCACCATGGTGACCACCACGctgcacgccgccgcggcgttcctgtggggggagggccgcggccgcggcgccgactGGGACTGGTTCATCAACCTCTCCGCCTCCGACTACCCGCTCGTCACGCAGGATG ATTTGATGCATGTGTTCTCCAAGCTGCCGCGCGACCTCAACTTCATCGATCACACGAGCAACATCACCTGGAAAGC GTTTGCGAGGGCGATGCCGGTGATCATAGACCCGGCGCTATACATGAAGACAAAGGGTGATCTGTTCTGGGTGCAGGAGAAGCGGAGCTTGCCGACGGCCTTCAAGCTCTTCACTG GTTCGGCGTGGATGGTGCTGTCGCGTCCGTTCGTGGAGTACCTGATCTGGGGTTGGGACAACCTGCCCCGCACGGTGCTCATGTACTACGCCAACTTCATCTCCTCCCCGGAGGGCTACTTCCACACGGTGGCCTGCAACGCCGGCGCCTTCCGCAACACCACCGTCAACAGCGACCTCCACTACATCTCCTGGGACAACCCGCCGATGCAGCACCCGCACCACCTCACCCTCGCCGACTGGGACGCCATGCTCGCCAGCGGCGCCCCCTTCGGGCGCAAGTTCCCCCGCGACGACCCCGTGCTCGACCGGATCGACGCCGAGGTCCTCGCGCGCCCTGGGGCCGGGACGGTCGCGCCCGGCGGGTggtgcgccggcggcgagggggaggaGCGTCGGGGGAACGGGAGCGGCGACCCGTGCGCGGCGGTCGGGAACGCGGGGTTGCTGAGGCCCGGGCCAGGGGCCGAGCGGCTGCAGACGCTCGTCACGTCGCTGCTGTCGGAGGAGAACTTCCGGCCGAGGCAGTGCGTGGTGGAGGAAGAGAACTGA